A section of the Acidobacterium capsulatum ATCC 51196 genome encodes:
- a CDS encoding SOS response-associated peptidase has protein sequence MCGRYRRRSDKQRIAEAFDLGMGLEEVFFEPEDDIAPGSVQPVVLQGQDGMRTLEMMRWGFKLQDRLLFNARSEGIDHSKFWKESFLERRCLVPADSFFEWKKVARSKKPKYEFAIENRHPFGMAGLWAPWKNPKTGRWESTFAILTGEAGPAMQPVHDREPLIVAPRDYGKYLAPDPRPPLHLLRQDQDEPLVSQLVTASRNGEKQIWLF, from the coding sequence ATGTGTGGACGCTATCGCCGCCGCTCGGACAAGCAGCGCATTGCCGAGGCATTTGATCTCGGCATGGGGCTGGAAGAGGTCTTTTTCGAGCCGGAAGATGACATCGCGCCTGGCTCCGTGCAGCCTGTGGTTCTGCAGGGGCAGGACGGTATGCGAACTCTTGAAATGATGCGCTGGGGATTCAAACTCCAGGACCGCCTGCTCTTCAACGCGCGCTCGGAAGGCATCGACCACTCAAAGTTCTGGAAGGAGTCGTTCCTCGAACGCCGCTGTCTGGTTCCGGCCGACAGCTTCTTTGAATGGAAGAAGGTCGCCCGCAGCAAGAAGCCAAAGTATGAGTTTGCAATCGAGAACCGGCACCCCTTCGGCATGGCCGGTCTCTGGGCGCCGTGGAAAAATCCAAAGACCGGGCGATGGGAATCCACGTTTGCCATTCTTACCGGCGAAGCAGGCCCCGCAATGCAGCCGGTGCATGACCGAGAACCGCTGATTGTTGCTCCCAGAGATTACGGCAAGTATCTGGCTCCGGACCCCAGACCGCCACTCCATCTGCTGCGCCAGGATCAGGATGAACCACTTGTGAGCCAACTGGTGACTGCGTCGAGAAATGGTGAAAAGCAGATTTGGCTCTTTTAG
- a CDS encoding ATPase domain-containing protein: protein MPTAALLRRQIESALAEKIPAALSPQPRMVHPSAATGIEALDKLLHGGLPVGAISEISGPECSGRTAIALSFLARMTQSHFCAWVDAGDAMDPVSAASVGVDLNRLLWVRCGVQTIAPRGSTDYRFELPAKYLQPEPVVAPKGLPTGSFGMHPRSEVKGMHEAVGNLFSPRCAEPQKRMPREKEEIRGTSIPSRRSNAAATSKSRPWPRIEQALRAMDLILQTGGFRAVVLDLGGYAPEFVTRIPLATWFRYRAAAERTQASLVLLTQTSCAKSSAELLLRMHPPRFEQQEATVFIGMRPCAELLRRRFTKDDSAVVPLLKQPQRATTATWTNGAAWVGPR from the coding sequence ATGCCCACCGCCGCCCTTCTACGCCGCCAGATTGAGTCTGCCCTTGCAGAGAAAATTCCTGCTGCACTATCGCCGCAGCCCCGCATGGTGCATCCCAGCGCGGCGACAGGGATCGAAGCGCTCGATAAGTTGCTACACGGTGGATTGCCGGTCGGCGCGATCAGCGAAATCAGCGGGCCGGAGTGCTCCGGCAGAACAGCCATTGCCTTGTCCTTCCTGGCACGAATGACACAGAGCCACTTCTGCGCCTGGGTCGATGCGGGCGATGCGATGGACCCTGTTTCCGCAGCCTCCGTCGGGGTGGATCTGAACCGTCTGCTCTGGGTGCGTTGCGGAGTGCAAACGATTGCGCCCAGGGGCAGCACTGATTATCGCTTCGAGTTGCCGGCAAAGTATCTCCAGCCGGAACCCGTAGTGGCCCCCAAGGGCTTGCCAACAGGCAGCTTTGGGATGCATCCCCGCAGCGAGGTCAAAGGGATGCATGAGGCGGTCGGCAACCTGTTCTCACCGCGATGCGCGGAGCCACAGAAGCGTATGCCGCGAGAGAAGGAAGAGATCAGAGGAACCTCCATCCCGTCGCGCAGAAGTAACGCTGCTGCGACAAGCAAGTCGCGGCCATGGCCGCGCATCGAGCAGGCGCTGCGCGCAATGGACTTGATTTTGCAAACCGGCGGATTTCGCGCGGTAGTGCTGGACCTTGGCGGCTACGCGCCCGAATTCGTCACACGTATTCCTCTGGCCACGTGGTTTCGTTATCGCGCCGCTGCCGAGCGCACGCAGGCCAGCCTCGTACTGCTGACGCAAACATCCTGCGCAAAAAGCAGCGCGGAGCTATTGCTGCGCATGCATCCCCCACGGTTTGAGCAGCAGGAAGCCACAGTCTTCATCGGGATGCGCCCTTGCGCGGAGCTCCTTCGCCGGCGCTTCACAAAAGATGACTCGGCCGTCGTGCCACTGCTCAAACAACCGCAACGCGCCACCACCGCCACCTGGACGAATGGCGCGGCATGGGTTGGTCCGCGATGA
- a CDS encoding DNA polymerase Y family protein, protein MSNTHEIYACLYVPEFPAQAVLRLRPDLQDRACVVMEGTAPAEQVIACNRRARQLGVACGMTRVDVELFPHITPLARSHAMEDATAAAVLECASSFSPRVEVLSTGTALICALDIAGTQTLFGPPEILARNLHERLRTIGMEARITASANLHAAVCMARGMRPADRVAILPRGKEASLLAPLPVDVLALSSDQAETFALWGIRTLGMLATLPKEALVARMGQAAKRLHALARGEWPHLLQPIQAPFQLIEKVEFDAPIDALESLLFVLNTMLDQLIERARARMLVLATVTVTLSLEGGAMATNTVRPALPTSDKPLWLKLLQLELEAHPPEASMIGITMQAEPGVSSKVQMGLFSPQTPDASRLDVTLARLRALVGEDHVGRAMIEDSPAPDRFHMEPFSVAPSPAKTHEPERILLPRLTLRRLRPPEPARVTVRQSQPAEIFFREQKYIVDRVYGPWKIDGEWWTSTLWGEEQWDVVLRSMSGGLLCACLVRDCMQNHWHMAALYD, encoded by the coding sequence ATGAGCAATACGCACGAAATTTATGCCTGCCTCTACGTGCCCGAGTTTCCCGCACAGGCAGTGCTGCGCTTACGGCCGGACTTGCAAGACAGAGCCTGTGTGGTGATGGAAGGCACGGCGCCTGCCGAACAGGTCATCGCGTGCAATCGGCGCGCACGCCAGTTGGGCGTGGCATGCGGCATGACGCGGGTAGATGTGGAGCTATTCCCTCACATCACGCCCTTGGCGCGCTCGCACGCCATGGAAGACGCGACCGCGGCGGCAGTGCTCGAATGCGCCAGCAGCTTTTCTCCGCGCGTGGAAGTTTTGAGCACAGGCACAGCCCTGATCTGCGCACTCGATATCGCGGGCACGCAAACTCTCTTCGGACCTCCAGAAATATTGGCACGGAATCTTCATGAACGTCTTCGCACAATCGGCATGGAAGCACGCATCACGGCCAGCGCCAATCTGCATGCGGCGGTGTGCATGGCCAGAGGCATGCGCCCTGCAGATCGCGTGGCGATTCTTCCTCGCGGCAAAGAAGCCAGTCTCCTCGCACCTCTTCCTGTCGATGTGCTGGCTCTCTCCAGCGATCAGGCCGAAACGTTTGCACTGTGGGGCATTCGCACACTGGGCATGCTGGCCACACTGCCAAAGGAAGCTCTGGTGGCCCGCATGGGCCAGGCAGCAAAGCGGTTGCACGCACTGGCACGCGGCGAGTGGCCGCATCTGCTCCAGCCCATCCAGGCGCCATTCCAGTTGATCGAAAAAGTAGAGTTCGATGCACCCATCGATGCGCTGGAGTCCTTGCTGTTTGTGCTGAACACGATGCTCGATCAACTGATCGAACGCGCCCGCGCACGCATGCTGGTGCTCGCCACCGTAACAGTGACGCTTTCGCTGGAAGGCGGTGCCATGGCAACGAATACCGTGCGCCCGGCCCTGCCTACGAGTGACAAGCCGCTCTGGCTCAAGCTGCTGCAACTGGAACTCGAAGCTCATCCCCCCGAGGCATCCATGATTGGCATCACCATGCAGGCCGAGCCCGGCGTCAGCAGCAAAGTACAGATGGGCCTCTTCTCGCCACAGACTCCCGATGCCTCGCGGCTTGATGTCACACTCGCGCGGCTGCGCGCTCTGGTTGGAGAAGACCATGTAGGCCGCGCCATGATCGAAGATTCCCCTGCCCCTGATCGCTTCCACATGGAGCCATTTTCCGTTGCGCCCTCACCGGCCAAAACGCACGAGCCAGAACGAATCCTGCTGCCCCGGCTCACCCTGCGCCGCCTCCGTCCACCCGAACCGGCGCGCGTAACAGTACGGCAGTCGCAACCAGCAGAGATATTCTTTCGCGAACAAAAATACATCGTGGATCGCGTTTATGGCCCGTGGAAGATCGATGGCGAGTGGTGGACATCGACGCTCTGGGGCGAGGAGCAATGGGACGTAGTGCTGCGCTCCATGAGCGGAGGTCTGCTCTGCGCCTGCCTGGTGCGGGACTGCATGCAAAATCATTGGCACATGGCGGCGCTCTATGACTGA